In Nicotiana tabacum cultivar K326 chromosome 11, ASM71507v2, whole genome shotgun sequence, a single window of DNA contains:
- the LOC107816023 gene encoding LOW QUALITY PROTEIN: DEAD-box ATP-dependent RNA helicase 7 (The sequence of the model RefSeq protein was modified relative to this genomic sequence to represent the inferred CDS: deleted 1 base in 1 codon), translating to MPALAVTETMVSEVSQKKMKKTPKSPADTHDLETPADKKSKEKKSKKTKIDSGSDSEELKKSKKKEKKRKALDFDDEEEQKSETSSEICEPIDEKNRKKNKNAKLEEEEVVVEKKVEDPNVLSNFRISKPLREALNAKGIEALFPIQAMTFDDILDGSDLVGRARTGQGKTLAFVLPILESLTNGPTKALRKTGYGKAPSVLVLLPTRELALQVFADFEVYGRAMGLTSCCLYGNSPMGAQQVQLKRGVDIVVGTPGRIKDHIERGNLDFRSLKFRVLDEVDEMLKIGFVDDVELILGKVEDASQVQTILFSATLPDWVKHIASKFLKPDKKTVDLVGNEKMKASKNVRHIIIPCSSSARSQLIPDIIRCYSSGGRTIIFTETRGYASELAGLLPGASALHGEIQQSQREVTLKGFRSGKFMTLVATNVAARGLDIDNVQLIIQCEATSDVEAYIHRSGRTGRAGNTGVAVLLYDPRKSNISRIERESGVKFEHLSAPQPADVAKAAGKEAADIIAEISDSVIPAFKAAAEELLNTSDLSPAELLAKALAKAAGYSEIKTRSLLTSMENCVTLLLECGRPIFSPSFVYSVLRRFLPGEKVESINGLTLTADGKGAVFDVSAEDLDQFLAGQKTAHGVNLEVVEALPQLQEREKPRGGRFGGGGRGGFSTEEAEVAFLEEEGEEVMVTLVADGKE from the exons ATGCCTGCACTTGCTGTAACTGAAACAATGGTCTCCGAAGTATcccagaagaaaatgaagaagaccCCCAAATCTCCCGCCGACACCCATGATTTAGAAACTCCTGCTGataagaaaagcaaagaaaaaaagtCGAAAAAGACCAAGATTGATTCTGGGTCTGATTCAGAGGAGCTGAAGAAgagcaaaaagaaagagaaaaagcgAAAAGCTTTGgactttgatgatgaggaagaGCAGAAGAGTGAAACGAGCTCCGAGATATGCGAGCCGATAGATGAGAAGAATAGGAAGAAGAATAAGAACGCTAAATTGGAGGAGGAAGAAGTGGTTGTTGAGAAGAAAGTGGAGGATCCTAATGTGTTGTCTAATTTTAGGATTTCAAAGCCTTTAAGAGAGGCTTTGAATGCTAAAGGAATAGAAGCACTTTTCCCTATTCAAGCTATGACTTTTGATGATATTCTTGATGGGTCGGATTTGGTTGGACGAGCTCGTACTGGTCAG GGTAAAACACTGGCATTTGTTTTGCCCATATTAGAGTCCCTAACAAATGGTCCTACTAAAGCATTGCGAAAAACAGGATATGGGAAGGCTCCAAGTGTTCTGGTGCTTTTACCTACTAGGGAATTGGCACTTCAG GTGTTTGCGGACTTTGAAGTTTATGGCCGGGCTATGGGGCTCACTTCATGCTGTTTGTATGGAAATTCTCCCATGGGAGCACAACAGGTTCAACTAAAAAGAGGAGTTGATATTGTAGTTGGTACTCCCGGAAGAATTAAG GACCACATTGAAAGGGGAAATCTTGATTTCAGGTCTTTAAAGTTTCGTGTTCTTGATGAAGTCGATGAAATGTTAAAAATTGGTTTTGTAGATGATGTCGAACTTATTTTAG GCAAGGTTGAAGATGCAAGCCAAGTTCAAACAATTCTTTTCAGTGCCACTTTGCCAGACTGGGTGAAGCAT ATTGCTTCTAAGTTTCTGAAACCTGATAAGAAAACGGTTGACCTTGTTGGTAATGAGAAAATGAAGGCCAGTAAAAATGTGAGGCATATTATTATTCCATGCTCTAGTTCTGCAAGATCTCAGCTGATTCCTGATATCATTCGGTGCTACAGCAG TGGAGGCCGCACTATAATTTTTACTGAGACAAGGGGGTATGCTTCAGAGCTAGCTGGCTTGTTGCCTGGGGCAAGTGCTTTGCATGGGGAGATACAACAGTCACAGCGTGAG GTTACACTTAAAGGATTCAGATCAGGAAAATTCATGACATTAGTGGCCACAAATGTGGCTGCCCGTGGATTGGATATTGACAATGTTCAGTTAATCATCCAG TGCGAAGCGACTAGTGATGTTGAAGCATATATTCATCGATCTGGGAGGACAGGACGGGCAG GAAATACTGGTGTTGCTGTACTTCTGTATGATCCAAGGAAGTCCAACATCTCTAGAATTGAAAGAGAATCTGGTGTGAAGTTTGAGCATTTGTCTGCTCCACAGCCAGCTGATGTTGCTAAAGCAGCTGGGAAAGAAGCTGCTGATATAATTGCTGAAATCTCCGATAG TGTCATACCCGCATTTAAGGCTGCTGCGGAGGAGCTTCTGAATACTTCCGACCTATCACCAGCAGAGTTGCTTGCGAAAGCTCTTGCCAAGGCTGCT GGGTATTCTGAGATCAAGACTCGGTCGCTTCTTACTTCTATGGAGAACTGTGTTACTCTGCTTCTTGAGTGTGGGAGGCCCATATTCTCACCTTC CTTTGTCTATAGTGTCTTGAGGAGGTTCCTACCTGGGGAGAAGGTTGAATCAATCAACGGTCTTACTTTGACGGCCGATGGAAAGGGGGCAGTTTTTGATGTATCTGCTGAGGACTTGGACCAATTTCTTGCAG GCCAAAAAACTGCACATGGCGTAAATTTAGAGGTAGTGGAAGCGTTGCCTCAGTTGCAAGAGAGAGAGAAGCCAAGAGGTGGAAGATTTGGAGGTGGTGGTCGTGGTGGCTTCTCT ACAGAAGAGGCGGAGGTGGCTTTTCTGGAGGAAGAGGGGGAAGAGGTAATGGTAACTTTGGTCGCAGATGGTAAGGAATGA